Proteins found in one Paenibacillus dendritiformis genomic segment:
- a CDS encoding permease, whose product MNVLFRYGTYAVTVVCAAVLYLVFTNQRLADVSVPVDPDVLRSVTTIGISLVIEALPFLMLGVAVSAILHEFVPEGFIPRWIPRHPLAGVVAASLIGVLLPLCECGMVPVVRRLIQKGMPVYVGVTYILASPIINPIVFASTSMAFRSQPEMAYYRMGLAFAITVIIGLVLYVTVKRNPLKEAPGDHAGGWRHGDHEPHHAGHQYPAKASLRTKLQASVYHMGDEFLDMGKYLLMGAFITAFIQSGIGRDWLASAVPEGVGSHLFMMGFAYLISLCSTSDAFIAASFSSMLAAGPLLTFLVFGPMLDLKTSLMLAGVFRIRFVAGLSLLIAVTVLACSLLWQALFM is encoded by the coding sequence ATGAACGTCCTGTTCCGTTATGGCACATACGCGGTGACTGTTGTCTGCGCTGCGGTGCTGTATCTTGTGTTCACGAATCAGCGCCTGGCTGATGTATCTGTTCCGGTCGACCCGGATGTCCTGCGCAGCGTGACGACGATCGGCATCAGTCTGGTCATCGAGGCGCTGCCTTTCCTCATGCTTGGCGTCGCGGTTTCGGCCATTTTGCATGAATTTGTGCCGGAAGGGTTCATTCCGCGCTGGATTCCGCGCCATCCGCTGGCCGGAGTCGTGGCAGCCTCTCTAATCGGAGTGCTCCTGCCTCTGTGCGAATGCGGGATGGTGCCTGTCGTACGGCGGCTCATTCAGAAAGGAATGCCCGTCTACGTCGGGGTAACGTACATACTGGCTTCGCCGATCATCAACCCGATCGTGTTCGCCTCGACGTCGATGGCTTTCCGCAGCCAGCCTGAGATGGCTTATTACCGGATGGGGCTGGCGTTCGCCATCACGGTCATCATTGGTCTCGTGCTGTACGTGACCGTGAAGCGCAATCCGCTCAAGGAAGCGCCGGGAGACCATGCGGGAGGCTGGCGGCACGGGGATCATGAACCGCATCATGCCGGACATCAGTATCCGGCGAAGGCCTCGCTGCGAACCAAGCTGCAAGCGAGTGTCTACCATATGGGGGACGAGTTCCTGGATATGGGCAAATATTTGTTGATGGGCGCGTTCATTACAGCATTCATTCAGAGCGGCATCGGGCGGGATTGGCTGGCATCTGCCGTGCCGGAGGGAGTCGGCTCCCATCTGTTCATGATGGGCTTCGCGTATCTTATCTCGCTCTGCTCGACATCGGATGCGTTCATCGCCGCTTCGTTCAGTTCCATGTTGGCTGCGGGACCGCTGCTGACCTTCCTTGTCTTCGGACCGATGCTGGATCTGAAGACATCGCTGATGCTGGCCGGCGTATTCCGCATCCGGTTCGTCGCCGGACTCAGCCTCCTGATCGCGGTCACGGTGTTGGCCTGCTCGCTTCTATGGCAGGCTCTGTTCATGTAA